The Pseudanabaena sp. ABRG5-3 nucleotide sequence AAGCTCTATGCCAAATCAACCAATCCCATCAACTGGGTTAGATATTGCGATTATTGCCATAAATGGTCGATTTCCCAAAGCAAATTCAGTAGCTGAGTTTTGGGAAAATCTGCAAAATGGTGTGGAGTCTATTAGTCAAGTTAGCGAACAAGATCTTTTATTGTCTGGAGTAGCATCCAATCTCTTTAACGATCCTAACTACGTTAAAGCCGCTTCTACCTTAAATGATTTTGATTTGTTTGATGCTAATTTCTTTGGCATTAATCCAAGGGAAGCGGAATATATGGATCCGCAAAATCGCTTGTTTTTAGAATGTGCATGGGAGTCTCTAGAGATTGCGGGATATGACCCTGAGCGCTATGCGGGCTTGATCGGTGTTTATGCTGGTTCTTCAGAAAATACCTATTTAATTAATCATCTTGCTCAAATTGGAAAGGCACAGATTACAGACGGTGGATGTCGGGGTTTTTTAGCGACGGGAACTTCCTATAAGTTAAATCTTAAGGGTCCCAGCTTATATATTCAAACCTTTTGTTCTACTTCCATGGTAGCTATTCACTTAGCTTGTCAGAGTTTGCTGAATGAGGAATGTGACATGGCTTTGGCAGGTGGGGTGTCAGTGAGGATTCCTCATCACATTGGTTATCTCTATGGAGAGGGAGGCATTACTTCCCCTGATGGACATTGTCGGGCGTTTGATGCCGACGCTCAAGGGACTATTTTTGGTAGTGGTGTCGGAATTGTTGTTTTGAAACGTTTAGAGGATGCGATCGCCGATCATGATCATATCGAAGCAGTGATTAAAGGCTCAGCGATTAATAATGATGGCTCTCTAAAGGTAAGTTTTGCGGCTCCTAGTGTGGATGGTCAGTCGGAGGCGATCGCGGAGGCACTGGCGATCGCGGATATCAATCCTGAGACGATTACCTATGTTGAGTCGCATGGGACGGGGACAAATATGGGCGATCCTGTGGAGATTATGGCGCTTACGCAAGCTTTTCGGAGTTACACCCAGAAGCGCGGATTCTGTGCGATCGGGTCATTAAAAAGTAATATTGGGCATTTGGATGCGGCGGCGGGTGTCGCTAGTTTAATTAAGACCGTATTAGCCTTGAAACACCGCAAGATTCCACCTACACTCCATGTCAAAACTCCCAATCCTAAAATTGATTTTCCCAATACGCCTTTTTATGTGAATACCGATCTAAAAGATTGGATCACACCTCATGGTATACCTCGTCGGGCGGGAGTTAGTTCGCTAGGTGTGGGTGGTACTAATGCCCATGTGATTGTAGAGGAATCTCCGCAAATTGATCGGATTGAGCAGATAGAGCGAAGTTCGCGATCGCATCAACTTTTATTACTTTCGGCGAAGTCACTAGCGGCTCTAGATCGGGCGACCCAAAATTTAGCTAAACATCTTCAAGATTGTCCTAGTTTAGATCTGGCGGATGTAGCCTATACCCTCCAAGTCGGTAGGAGAACCTTCGGTTATAGAAGGATGCTAGTTTGTCAGTCTGCGGTAGCGGCAGCAAAGGATTTAGCTGCATCAGATCCATCGCCTACTTTAACTCAATTTCAAGATTCGCAGGATCGCCCCATTATATTTATGTTTTCGGGACAGGGTTCTCAATATGTGAATATGGGCAAGGAGCTTTATCAAGAAGAGGCTGTGTTTCGGCAGCATATTGATTATTGCGCTTCCTATCTCTATAAGTCCTTAGGACTGGACTTGCGGGATGTTTTATATCCAACTGAGTCAAATCGGGCGATCGCTGAGCAGCAACTCAAACAAACAGCGATCGCCCAGCCAGCCATATTTACGATTGCCTATGCGATCGCGCAGTTATGGATGCATTGGGGTATTAAGCCTCACGCCATGATTGGACATAGCATCGGTGAATATGTGGCGGCTTGCTTAGCAGGGGTATTTTCGCTAGATGAGGCTCTAGCCCTTGTCGCCCAGCGTGGACGCTTAATGCAGCAACAGCCCATAGGCGCAATGGTAGCCATATCGCGATCGCCTGAAGAAATCAAATCATTCCTCAATGCGGATATTTCATTGGCGGCGATCAATAGCCCTACAAATTGTGTGGTTTCGGGAACAACGGAAGCTATTTCTGCTCTAATCGCGATTCTGACTGAACGAGAAATTGAGCATCGTCCTCTCCATACTTCCCATGCTTTCCATTCAGCGATGATGGAACCTGTGGTTAGTCCCTTAGTGACTGCATTTTCCCAAGTACGTCTACAGGCTCCCAAAACTCCCTATGTGTCGAACGTTACGGGCAAGTGGATTACTGACCTAGAAGCAACTTCGGCTAGCTACTGGGGACAACATTTGCGGCAGGCTGTGCGTTTTAGTGAGGGAATGCAGCAACTTTTGGAAGATCCCTATGCAATTTTCCTAGAGGTGGGAGCAGGAAATACCCTCAGTAGTTTGGCAATGCGTCACCCTGAGCGCAAAAATGAGCATATCGTTCTGACATCTTTACCTCATCCTAAGGATCATCAATCCGATGCTGGTTTCTTGATTAAGACCCTTGGTCAGCTTTGGCTAGCAGGGACAACTATTGATTGGGAAAACTTCTATGCCGATGAAGAACGCTATCGGGTTGCCTTGACTACCTATCCCTTTGAGCGTCAACGTTTTTGGATTGATGGCGCGAAAGTATTACCCCAAGACAATCTAATTCAAAATCTTCGTCAGAGTTTAACCAAGAATCCCGATCAGACTCAGTGGTTCTATATGCCCCTATGGAAGCAAACGGTATTTCCAGCCCTAGAGGAGATGAGAATAGAAGCCGATTCGCAAAATTCATTAAAGCCCTGTTGGTTGATATTTGCTGATAGTTTTGGGTTGTCTACAAAATTGGCGGCTCTATTACAACAAAGCGATCGCGGCGAAATTATTACCGTAAATATTGGTAATCAGTTTGGCAAAGTGGCTGAAAATAGCTATGTGCTTAATCCCCAAAACCTTCAAGACTATGGAACATTGCTCAATACTTTGCAAGCGATCGGTAAGCAACCGACTAAAATTTTGCATCTCTGGAATGTATTAGAGAATACACAGGAAAGTAATTCTGTAAATGCAGAGTTTGCACAAGCGCAATCCATCGGTTTTTATAGTTTAATCTTTATTGCTCAAGCTCTTGATAAATGCCAAATACTTGATCCTATAGAAATAATTGTTGT carries:
- a CDS encoding type I polyketide synthase, encoding MPNQPIPSTGLDIAIIAINGRFPKANSVAEFWENLQNGVESISQVSEQDLLLSGVASNLFNDPNYVKAASTLNDFDLFDANFFGINPREAEYMDPQNRLFLECAWESLEIAGYDPERYAGLIGVYAGSSENTYLINHLAQIGKAQITDGGCRGFLATGTSYKLNLKGPSLYIQTFCSTSMVAIHLACQSLLNEECDMALAGGVSVRIPHHIGYLYGEGGITSPDGHCRAFDADAQGTIFGSGVGIVVLKRLEDAIADHDHIEAVIKGSAINNDGSLKVSFAAPSVDGQSEAIAEALAIADINPETITYVESHGTGTNMGDPVEIMALTQAFRSYTQKRGFCAIGSLKSNIGHLDAAAGVASLIKTVLALKHRKIPPTLHVKTPNPKIDFPNTPFYVNTDLKDWITPHGIPRRAGVSSLGVGGTNAHVIVEESPQIDRIEQIERSSRSHQLLLLSAKSLAALDRATQNLAKHLQDCPSLDLADVAYTLQVGRRTFGYRRMLVCQSAVAAAKDLAASDPSPTLTQFQDSQDRPIIFMFSGQGSQYVNMGKELYQEEAVFRQHIDYCASYLYKSLGLDLRDVLYPTESNRAIAEQQLKQTAIAQPAIFTIAYAIAQLWMHWGIKPHAMIGHSIGEYVAACLAGVFSLDEALALVAQRGRLMQQQPIGAMVAISRSPEEIKSFLNADISLAAINSPTNCVVSGTTEAISALIAILTEREIEHRPLHTSHAFHSAMMEPVVSPLVTAFSQVRLQAPKTPYVSNVTGKWITDLEATSASYWGQHLRQAVRFSEGMQQLLEDPYAIFLEVGAGNTLSSLAMRHPERKNEHIVLTSLPHPKDHQSDAGFLIKTLGQLWLAGTTIDWENFYADEERYRVALTTYPFERQRFWIDGAKVLPQDNLIQNLRQSLTKNPDQTQWFYMPLWKQTVFPALEEMRIEADSQNSLKPCWLIFADSFGLSTKLAALLQQSDRGEIITVNIGNQFGKVAENSYVLNPQNLQDYGTLLNTLQAIGKQPTKILHLWNVLENTQESNSVNAEFAQAQSIGFYSLIFIAQALDKCQILDPIEIIVVSNNLHSVLGNETIYPARATLLAPCKTIPQEYPHIRCRNIDVTVTESAPWQSDRLLSQLLREITSTNHDAIVAYRNYHRWTQSYEPIPISQSQQVVPIRQKGVYLITGGLGRIGLVLAEYLARNFQAKLILIGRSPFPERQEWERWLTTHTQEDPISQKIEKLHQLENLGSEVLVMSVDITDKSQMQAALIEAESKLGNINGVIHGAGALQSAKFSQISAIETLDCEQQFQPKVYGLLVLEELLGDRHLDFWILMSSLAAILGGLGMTAYAAANLFMDSFVITQNDQQWRSLNWDSWNIEEAKNAETSKGSSLLEFSMTAAEGAQAFEQALAMTFMPQIAIAVADLPSRYEQWIQSKALQLADSVSKPVEETSDTVLYTRPNLPTAYAMPNTQVEQTISTIWEELLGIKQIGIHDNFFSLGGDSFLLIQAKQKLQTALSRSIPTVDLFEYPTINSLATYLSQADANQASTNQVSSTKTEKAPMKNISDRASKQRAAMEQEANQRLSQRRSRDNG